DNA from Plasmodium cynomolgi strain B DNA, chromosome 12, whole genome shotgun sequence:
ATTTCGAAGCATCTTCCAACAAAGCTTTGTTACTTTTGCTTTATCAACAGCATCAGGGCATCATGATATTTGAACTTTTTTATGTAGTTGTTTATGTCTACGCTTGAGTATAAATAAATCACCTCCTAAAATGGGGATAGtacatttaaaatgtaaagttGTGTAAACATGCGGGGgaataaattcataaaatttgcGACAACGGGGTTTTGTCTATCTGGCTCCGCTGTCACCGCTGCtattgtattttattttgtttcattttgtttcattttgttttattttgttttattttttcccgcgCCAACCTTCCATCGCGCGCTTACCGGAATATCCACCATAAGGCCCCTGTCCTTGcgcttccgttttttttgcttccccttctcgTTGTACACCTCGATAAGCCATTTGCCATTCCTGTGTaggaggtgaaaaaatgggcgtTCGTGAGTAGGCCCCCTTGTGTGCATACGAAGCGGCGCAAAAAAGGGCTCCCACTACAGGCACgcaaatatacacataaaaacaTTCCCCTCGCAGACTTACATTTCTCCCAGTGCTAGTACTCCATTCGAAAAGTCAGCCGATTTAGGGGCACTCAAAAAATTAGCAATGCTTAcgacttttattttctgcaaaaaaaaaggaggcaattAAAATGATTTCCCATCGAATAACATTCtttgcacacatatatttctCTCACGACATGCGCTATTTCGGTAATTGGGGGGAACCGTAGAAGATATAACATATGTGCTACTTCCCAAATGTGTTACTTCCCAAATGTGCTACTTCCCAAATGTGGCATCACTTCGCAGGAagtttttctctctcccccccccttttctttgCCCATATTTGCACACATTCCTGATGCAAATTTTCCCCAGTTTGAGAAAACTTCACAAGGGAAAAACATAACTACATCGCTCATGCACCTACCTCCATGCCCTTGTAGAAGGGATccacaaaatatatagacAAATCCAAGCTGGCGGCCACAAGGTAATGCTTAAAGCTCCCCAAATAAAAACAAGTCTTGGTAgaaattattacatttttcacaaattggAAATTCTCCAGtttgtaaaatttaattacatTCTTCACAGATAAAAcgatgtaattattttgaaatatatttaagcaATCCACAGGTTCGTCCAACTCTATCTGATTCACCTGTTTATTCAAACTTAAgttatacacatacacataacCATCATAGCTGCTACTGATTAAATGGGGACCTCCACCATTTCCTTCAAACGTATGCAAACAAATACTCGTTATATTATCAATGTGGTAATCTAAAGTACGCTCACAGATGCCTTCCCATATGTTCCATATTTTAATTGTAAAATCTCGAGAACAAGAATATAAGGTTTGAAAATTGGAGTTAAAAACTAAATCATTAATTGCTGCTTTGTGTCCACTCAggctttttattcttccaaGGCAAAATATTCCTACAAGATCTATGTTCCCATTTTCTAACCCAACTCCCAGCATCTCTTCATCTCGGAACTTCAACTTCGTAATACCTTCTTGGCACTGGTACTTTTTGTTTAATCTCTCTCCGGTTATGCTGTTCAGGATGACCTAACCAAGGAGGTAGGGGCAGAAGCATGGGCATAagcaagggggagaaaaaaaaaaataaaaacatgcGAGAAGAGAGAATCAATCGGTAaggtgataaaataaatatttataaaaatacaattttgttgtCTCCTCCTCTCACAGCATGGATGCACAGATGCGCTCAAATGTGCAGTCATCTCCGCTTTGCTCAACCGTGACGGGGTGGTGGTACGGTGAAATGGTGATATACACGTGCAccgcccttttttgtttctctcttTTGCGAGGGGAGCTCGTACGCGGTGCTGCCAGCAGGAGCATTTGCCTGGGCTCCACCTCACAACTACCAACTCTGCCTTACCACATTGCTGCAACCAATAGCTATGAACTTCCTACAAATGCTTATCGACTTGACACATCCCTTGTCATTTCCGGAACTCAAAACTTTAAAGTCGAATAGGAAATCATTGCTTTCCTTgatctttcttttcttctggGTCAATATTACTGGCTGGAAACgcgacatttttttctttgctgtGGCTTTTGAGAGGTACCCAATCCTATCATATGCAATCCTATGCAATCCAATCCTATCCTATCCTATGCAATCCTATCCAATCCtatcctatttttttaaaaaaaggggaggccGTAGCCTAAATTGGGGAGGCAAATTTACAAACAGTAGCTTCTTCGGTTACTTGTCGTTGCGTTCATTTTCCGCATTCAGTAAGTATGCATACAATACAGATTTTTACgaacaaaatgtgaataaatgtttttttttctgtataaaGGCGTAGGAATCAAAACGTGGATTGGCCAAAAAACGCCCGTTTCGCTTTTGCTCCCTCTTTCGATGAATCCTCTTTCTTCCGTTcccttttccaaaaaaatgcctaACCACAATCGGTAAAGGCAACCAGcaagaaaatatatgtacgtttCTACATGTAAGGGCCCATGCGGGAATTGAATGTTACGCCAAAAATGTCACAACAACgtgaataaattttaaatgcataAATGCGCGAGGTATGTATGTATCTTCAAACGATTCGATTCCAAAACAAAACCAAACCACTGTGgcaatatgtaaaaaaatttgtgccGTCcatgggaatttttttcataactctttttttttttttctacaaagGCGAAAATATtcatgaattatttttttttttttcatcaaaaaaaaggagaaaccttatatccattttgcacttttcgttgttttccccttttcgaaaatgtatgcaaatgTACATGCCTTACGTGTGCCCAAGCATATGTAGTATGttatacgttttttttttttgcgtgaatttttcttccctccatCGTTGTACGTTTTGCCACCAAGGCCTGCAGCTGTGACGGCATTATTTGTGCGAACGCACAGTTGGAAGGACTACATATGTTCTTGTGCttgcttaattttatttttttctatttttttctatttttttctatttttttttatttttttttttattgatatAGAAAAAGGGGTAGCCCTTTTCTCgaataaatgttttttccccgttttatGCCCTCTCGCCGAAGTGAGTAGCATAAGTTACAAGtaccattattttttttatttacatttttgatcATGACGTGAAAGCGGAACTTGCATAATAACCTCCCTTCACCCCTTCTTCTACCTTTTTACAACCTTTTGTCCCCATTCTTGCGTTGTAGCAGCCCCTAGGCAGCCGCGCATACAACCCCCCATGTTACAATCACACACACGATAAGGCGTGCATACAGAAACAGCTGCTCATGTAGTAGTGAGTAATTATAAGCCGTTTTTGTGTGGTCCTTTCTACGAACAGCAGGCCGTATCACTTCTGCACAGCAGGCCAAATCAATTTTGCACAGCAGGCCATATCATTTCTGCAACCCTGGAAAGGTCGTAAGGGAAACCAAGTCTTACTCCTTGGGGTGAGCGCAGAAAGAGGAGGCCGCTCCCTTCCCATGCGCATGTCGTTGGATCAACCGTTTTGACGAACCTCCATAGCAAttttgcacatgtgtatgccCCTGCTGTGGTGGAACTCCTTCTCGGCTTCCCTCCCACCAAGGACATGCATCCAGCCATAGGGACCAAAAAAACACACCTCTGAAATATGCAAAGTTACAAGTGCTTCAGGAAAAATGCACGCCTACCAcaacactttttttgtcaacatGTTTCAactttaaacaaaaaaaaccacCTCATCAGTTGCGAAGACGAGAAAAGAACCAGAAAAATAGCAGAGCACGTGTACGCTACCTTGGTAGCTAGCCATCATACTAATCACAACTGTCAGAAGAACGCACAAAATGAACCCACCCCGAGCTCCCTAAAAAGAATCATCTCGTCGTATTTGTtacgtaaaataaaaaaaataaagaaagcgCAAAATTCGACAGGTACTGAAGTAGCTAAGGAGAGTACCCCCTTGGTTCATGGGCTACCTGGAAGTAGAAGCTACGCTGCTGCCTCACCGCATTGCCTCCAGCGTAGGTTTTACCACCCCCAAAAGTATCTCCCAAAAAATGGACCAACCCTAAACAACGCACACCACCATTTTAGCTACACACGTAGCAgtcgaaaaaagggaggagctCCCAATAATATCTCCCCCTGTGCACCCAACCGCAACACAAgagatgacaaaaatgaagagcatCATCGCGAAGTTGTTCACTCCCGGAAGTATGCCAAGTGCAATGATGTGGTGCATCCAACGTATTACCCTCTCCAAAGAGGGATAACAAACAAGTGTCTACATCTCTATGTCCCCCTGAAATGGTTTGGAACGAACGTGGGGAAGGAGAGCCAAGGGGAACGAGCCGCTTTTCGGGATAAAGCCGAGAAGGAGGGGGCCGAATCTGAATGGGGCGCCTACAGGAGCGATCACACCGCGAGTAGCAGTCCCGCCGCGAGTAGCAATCCCACCGAGAGTAGCAATCCCACCGCGAATGGCAACCCCGCCGCGAATGGCAGCCACGGCGGAGAACGCCCAGACGCCCCCCATGAAGAATACGAAaagctaaaaa
Protein-coding regions in this window:
- a CDS encoding hypothetical protein (putative), with the protein product MSRFQPVILTQKKRKIKESNDFLFDFKVLSSGNDKGCVKSISICRKFIAIGCSNVVILNSITGERLNKKYQCQEGITKLKFRDEEMLGVGLENGNIDLVGIFCLGRIKSLSGHKAAINDLVFNSNFQTLYSCSRDFTIKIWNIWEGICERTLDYHIDNITSICLHTFEGNGGGPHLISSSYDGYVYVYNLSLNKQVNQIELDEPVDCLNIFQNNYIVLSVKNVIKFYKLENFQFVKNVIISTKTCFYLGSFKHYLVAASLDLSIYFVDPFYKGMEKIKVVSIANFLSAPKSADFSNGVLALGEMNGKWLIEVYNEKGKQKKRKRKDRGLMVDIPEVIYLYSSVDINNYIKKFKYHDALMLLIKQNPDATLSLLDYLSKHKVMIPACRTYSIEDTIKVLTFFRKKFVIDVLMFEFFFSFFHVNKWIATTRDSKVLDELNVLKRGFENTQKFMKYYQNLKDIADFLKN